The Schistocerca piceifrons isolate TAMUIC-IGC-003096 chromosome 5, iqSchPice1.1, whole genome shotgun sequence genome has a segment encoding these proteins:
- the LOC124798000 gene encoding ejaculatory bulb-specific protein 3-like, whose protein sequence is MQALTLVLVALAAVVASAAAYTTKYDNIDLDEILANERLLKKYHECLVSDSDSSCTPDGKELKATIPDALVTDCSKCNEKQKEGSNKVIRFLIQKRDDLWKPLQAKYDPEGVYIGKHPELLKPE, encoded by the exons ATGCAGGCCCTCACCCTTGTTCTCGTGGCCCTGGCGGCCGTGGTCGCGTCGGCAGCGGCTTACACCACCAAGTACGATAACATCGACTTGGACGAGATTCTGGCCAACGAGCGCCTTCTGAAGAAGTACCACGAGTGTCTCGTCTCCGACTCCGACAGCAGCTGCACTCCAGACGGCAAGGAACTCAAAG CGACCATCCCCGACGCTCTGGTGACTGACTGCAGCAAATGCAACGAGAAGCAGAAGGAGGGCTCCAACAAGGTGATCAGGTTCCTCATCCAGAAGAGAGACGACCTCTGGAAGCCCCTGCAGGCCAAGTACGACCCCGAGGGAGTCTACATTGGCAAACATCCAGAGCTGCTCAAACCTGAATGA